The Candidatus Gracilibacteria bacterium genome has a window encoding:
- a CDS encoding 23S rRNA (pseudouridine(1915)-N(3))-methyltransferase RlmH, translating to MITILAVTDGFKHFGEPISEYGKRLGKHINLKPLKPISHTNPEYIKIKETAIIKESLQKLSGTVILLDERGKGMNTRDFAEMLENGRNQSENFIFIIGGSYGVDLELFTEIPHKTLRISDFVMPHSLALLVLIEQIYRAHEIMKGSGYHHV from the coding sequence ATGATAACGATTCTTGCGGTTACAGACGGATTCAAGCATTTTGGTGAACCTATATCAGAATATGGAAAACGCCTCGGGAAACATATCAATCTCAAGCCTCTCAAGCCCATTTCGCATACGAATCCAGAATATATCAAGATAAAAGAAACTGCTATCATCAAGGAATCCCTCCAGAAACTCTCTGGAACGGTCATATTGCTCGATGAGCGCGGAAAAGGGATGAATACTCGGGACTTCGCAGAAATGCTCGAAAATGGACGAAATCAGAGCGAAAACTTCATATTCATTATCGGTGGAAGCTACGGCGTGGATCTGGAGCTTTTTACAGAGATTCCTCACAAGACGCTTCGGATTTCCGACTTTGTCATGCCGCATTCTCTCGCCCTTCTCGTTCTCATAGAGCAAATCTACCGCGCACATGAGATTATGAAGGGAAGTGGGTATCATCACGTTTAA
- a CDS encoding RsmE family RNA methyltransferase, whose amino-acid sequence MQRFFVPFPLSIDVVLTDADIIHQFSRVLRFQTGDHVILFDGDGSETEYEIVAIEKKSISLKGIARTFPKTEATKSVVLYQALPNKIEKIEYILQKGVEIGIKKFIFFRSDRSQKLVLSDSKIARFHAIAREAVEQCGGLVLPEIHFLEKKGALPESGIHMVLDTLGEQKRLGEFSDIQDIGLWVGPEGGWSEEERQEMIGSGFIFAHFSERVMRTETAGVVAAFALLNQ is encoded by the coding sequence ATGCAGCGTTTTTTTGTTCCATTTCCACTCTCGATCGATGTTGTCCTCACAGATGCTGATATTATCCATCAGTTCTCTCGTGTTCTTCGATTCCAAACAGGTGATCACGTGATTCTCTTCGATGGTGATGGTTCTGAGACAGAGTACGAGATTGTCGCTATCGAGAAGAAATCAATTTCTCTCAAGGGAATTGCTCGTACATTTCCCAAGACAGAAGCCACCAAGTCAGTAGTACTCTATCAGGCGCTTCCGAATAAGATCGAGAAAATCGAGTATATTCTCCAGAAATGAGTTGAGATAGGAATTAAGAAGTTTATATTTTTTCGTTCGGATCGGTCCCAGAAACTGGTACTATCAGATTCGAAAATTGCACGTTTCCATGCGATTGCTCGGGAAGCAGTGGAACAGTGCGGGGGATTAGTATTGCCAGAGATTCACTTTCTCGAAAAGAAAGGAGCTCTTCCAGAGTCATGAATCCATATGGTTCTCGATACTCTCTGAGAACAAAAGAGATTATGAGAATTCTCTGATATACAAGATATAGGACTCTGGGTAGGACCCGAAGGTGGCTGGTCAGAGGAAGAAAGACAAGAAATGATATGAAGTGGTTTCATATTTGCTCATTTTTCTGAACGAGTCATGAGAACGGAGACGGCAGGGGTAGTAGCCGCTTTTGCTCTTCTGAATCAGTAA
- the sufB gene encoding Fe-S cluster assembly protein SufB, which produces MTTQQDDIKAFGDISRSTLDTSDVVAYSEMAKMGLSDELIRQISASGKEPEWMLEHRLKSLEIFRSMKKPTWGPSLEALDLESIYYFGKPEGAGDQKSWDDVPDAIKKTFDRLGIPEAERKVLAGVGAQYDSEVVYHNLREELKAQGVIFEDMSVAIHEHEEVVRKHFMRAVPSTDHMFVALHGAVWSGGTFLYIPKGVKVSDPLQAYFRMNMKAGGQFEHTLIILEDEAEAHYIEGCSAPKYGTASLHAGCVEIYVGKHAKMRYSSVENWSIDTYNLNTKRAIVDSYGSIEWVGGNLGSGVTMLYPCSILKGEESKALHFGIAFANAGQQTDTGAKVIHIGRNTSSEVISKSLSKNGGVSIYRGLVDIKKSAVGAVSKVDCDGLILDSISRSDTIPDIRVATDDALVAHEASVGKIGEEELFYLMSRGIPEDEAKTLIVRGFVSPLMKELPLEYAAEMNVLIAMEMEGM; this is translated from the coding sequence ATGACTACACAACAAGACGACATCAAGGCATTTGGCGATATATCACGTTCGACACTCGATACGAGCGATGTTGTTGCGTATTCCGAGATGGCGAAAATGGGACTCAGCGATGAACTCATTCGTCAGATATCCGCATCAGGAAAAGAACCAGAATGGATGCTCGAACATCGACTGAAGTCGCTGGAGATATTTCGTTCTATGAAGAAGCCGACATGGTGACCATCGCTTGAAGCGCTGGATCTCGAGAGTATTTATTATTTCGGGAAACCAGAAGGTGCTGGAGATCAGAAGTCATGGGATGATGTTCCAGATGCTATCAAGAAGACATTCGATCGGCTCGGTATCCCTGAGGCAGAACGGAAAGTGCTTGCTGGAGTGGGAGCACAATACGATAGTGAAGTGGTATATCATAACCTCCGTGAAGAACTCAAGGCACAGTGAGTGATTTTCGAGGATATGTCAGTCGCGATTCATGAACATGAAGAAGTTGTCCGAAAACACTTTATGCGCGCGGTTCCATCGACTGACCATATGTTCGTGGCACTTCATGGTGCGGTGTGGAGCGGAGGAACATTTCTCTACATTCCGAAAGGGGTGAAAGTATCTGATCCACTGCAAGCATATTTCCGTATGAATATGAAGGCGGGAGGACAATTCGAGCATACACTCATCATCCTCGAAGACGAAGCAGAGGCTCACTATATCGAAGGATGTAGTGCTCCGAAGTATGGAACTGCCAGTCTCCATGCTGGATGTGTCGAGATATACGTCGGAAAACACGCAAAAATGCGCTATAGTAGCGTGGAAAACTGGTCTATCGATACTTATAATCTCAATACAAAACGTGCAATTGTGGATTCATATGGATCCATAGAATGGGTCGGTGGTAATCTTGGATCAGGTGTGACGATGCTCTATCCGTGTTCTATCTTGAAGTGAGAAGAGAGCAAGGCACTCCACTTCGGTATCGCATTCGCGAATGCTGGACAACAGACAGATACCGGAGCCAAGGTGATCCATATCGGACGCAATACGTCGAGTGAAGTCATCTCGAAGTCTTTGTCGAAGAATGGTGGTGTGTCGATATATCGTGGACTTGTAGATATCAAGAAATCAGCTGTCGGCGCTGTGTCGAAGGTTGACTGTGATGGACTCATTCTCGATAGTATCTCTCGTTCAGATACGATTCCTGATATTCGTGTAGCGACGGATGATGCACTCGTAGCACATGAGGCAAGTGTCGGAAAAATTGGAGAAGAAGAACTTTTCTATCTCATGTCTCGAGGGATTCCTGAAGATGAAGCCAAGACACTCATTGTCCGAGGGTTCGTCTCACCACTCATGAAGGAACTTCCGCTTGAATACGCTGCTGAGATGAATGTATTGATTGCGATGGAGATGGAGGGGATGTAA
- a CDS encoding ATP-binding cassette domain-containing protein yields MLSLIDFSVSVGEKSIIRELNYTFESGNIYAILGENGSGKSSLAFGLFGHPKYVTRGNAMYSDCAVQGLSPDMIAKAGMYLSFQNVPEIPGIRLIEYLRTIYTKHFTEKNPGSKAPSGFVFRRMVEKLLPEYGIEPVFLDRDLYVGFSGGEKRRIEMLQIALLEPTCIVLDEIDAGLDIGALDILSKKIDTWRNEGKICIVISHNFHLLDTVSVDKVIIMKSGTIDRHGGQELIQEVRERGF; encoded by the coding sequence ATGTTATCACTCATCGATTTCTCCGTATCTGTAGGGGAAAAGTCTATCATCCGCGAACTGAATTATACCTTCGAATCAGGGAATATTTATGCGATTCTCGGGGAGAATGGGAGTGGGAAATCATCACTTGCTTTTGGGCTTTTTGGTCATCCGAAATACGTAACAAGAGGGAATGCTATGTATAGTGATTGTGCTGTACAATGACTCTCTCCAGATATGATCGCGAAGGCAGGTATGTATCTCTCATTCCAGAATGTTCCAGAGATTCCAGGGATTCGGCTCATCGAATACCTCCGAACCATCTACACGAAGCACTTCACTGAGAAAAATCCAGGATCAAAAGCTCCATCAGGATTCGTATTTCGTCGTATGGTGGAGAAACTTCTTCCAGAATATGGTATTGAACCAGTATTTCTCGATAGAGATCTCTATGTAGGATTCTCTGGTGGAGAAAAACGCCGTATCGAGATGCTTCAGATAGCACTTCTCGAACCAACATGCATTGTGCTCGATGAGATCGACGCTGGGCTCGATATCGGAGCGCTCGATATTCTCTCGAAAAAAATCGACACATGGCGCAATGAAGGGAAGATCTGTATTGTTATTTCTCATAACTTCCATCTCCTCGATACGGTCAGTGTCGACAAGGTAATTATCATGAAGTCAGGAACAATAGATCGACATGGCGGACAGGAGTTGATACAGGAAGTACGAGAAAGAGGATTCTAA
- a CDS encoding S-layer homology domain-containing protein, with protein MSNFFSKLASAVSVVTLVAATTSSSLVAAASEFAPYAQALADYGVITAQSTEAGYRLGDNVTRAELAKVVANLGGYTATSCAGDVYSDVGSSLGDLCGYVEALAEAGVVSTSSATFRPTANVTRAEMVKMILGALGETGSDVDAGYMDLAGLGDLAGYINRANEIGCAADASYFRPNATASRGEAFKIASCAAQLDVGTEPTDGTPGTPGTNTGVTNTGVTVAGNLSVALEGTAVAQYVPKNASNVKVGTVKLTAGTTPVTVSSLVVSRSGLGAADGIVSSNGIRASQNGVIISSSADYYNATSQKGNVYFSPALTVAAGTSVNVDIVVNLSGSENSQHQFTLDSVNAGSSTVSGAPITLGLVNTTSYVTANTTANLSTSAGTLTPGKTNQSIVKVELTSGGRDTVAQGFTLTRVGVDFTKRLANAKVYRGGVEVGTVSLSAEKLSVTGLNDTLTSGNTQTYEIKADVLVDGSSASGTTLGFKFDSTSDVSATEVATGYSTSVSTYPVPGTAVTIGFTNVEVTFSKLTSANVTLAPGTNNVKLFNGKLTSSVPLTIRGLRITPVGNTLTGVTDAGTATGAGIYAFVNNQLSVKVNGSEVGTLTTINPAAGYVDLSPSFVVDSTNPATLTIEGSLKSSQLVNGAISFTIELTDARDSSNNTATIGAGKSLTSDKTTVNTATVEIKTATIAAPTTSRIFASADQEIGRFAVYAQNEAVRLQTIEFTNTGSAALSGVVSSSSSVKLYDVATGLEVSSSATVDGNKITFNSMNDTIAKDTTRNYKVVASIGSIDDYIGDTVQLVYSTGTVVRDTNSNGLVVNLPGLTFKQYTLGAVPPTVSVSKTSELNKYLVTVTNVDSNTGLTLTGITVKFQSRFAGSTSTTFNGTLCLRDQGSSEDCVAGTQGNGTTAGTGITQAGLTATFSLLTGSGLTSAGQQLSKNGGNTTFEVYLTNAPLFIAGDYTQVSVDKVYYVGASESYVGVSSATAQNVK; from the coding sequence ATGAGTAACTTCTTTTCGAAGCTCGCTTCTGCAGTAAGTGTTGTGACTCTCGTCGCTGCAACTACAAGTTCATCGCTTGTTGCCGCTGCTTCAGAGTTCGCTCCTTACGCTCAAGCTCTTGCTGACTACGGTGTTATCACCGCTCAATCTACTGAGGCTGGTTACCGCCTCGGTGATAATGTCACTCGTGCAGAACTCGCTAAGGTTGTAGCAAACCTTGGTGGTTACACAGCTACTTCATGTGCTGGTGACGTCTATTCTGACGTTGGTTCTTCACTTGGTGATCTTTGTGGATATGTTGAGGCTCTTGCTGAAGCAGGTGTTGTCTCTACATCTTCTGCTACTTTCCGTCCTACTGCTAACGTCACACGTGCAGAGATGGTAAAGATGATCCTCGGTGCTCTCGGTGAAACTGGTAGCGATGTTGACGCTGGTTATATGGATCTCGCTGGTCTTGGTGACCTCGCTGGATACATCAACCGTGCCAATGAGATCGGATGTGCTGCTGATGCATCATACTTCCGTCCTAATGCTACTGCTTCTCGTGGAGAAGCGTTCAAGATCGCATCTTGCGCTGCTCAACTTGATGTAGGTACTGAGCCTACTGACGGTACTCCTGGAACTCCTGGAACTAATACAGGTGTTACTAATACAGGTGTTACTGTAGCTGGAAACCTTTCAGTTGCTCTCGAAGGTACAGCTGTAGCTCAATACGTTCCAAAGAACGCATCTAATGTTAAGGTTGGTACTGTTAAGCTCACTGCTGGTACTACTCCTGTAACTGTTAGCTCACTCGTGGTATCTCGTTCTGGTCTTGGTGCTGCTGATGGAATTGTATCATCAAACGGAATCCGCGCATCTCAGAATGGAGTTATCATCTCTAGTTCTGCTGACTACTACAACGCTACTTCTCAGAAGGGTAATGTTTACTTCTCTCCAGCGCTCACTGTTGCTGCTGGTACTTCAGTAAATGTTGACATCGTTGTGAACCTTTCTGGTTCTGAGAATAGCCAACACCAATTCACTCTTGACTCAGTTAACGCTGGTTCATCAACTGTATCTGGTGCTCCTATTACTCTTGGACTTGTAAATACAACTTCATACGTAACTGCCAATACTACTGCTAATCTTTCTACTTCAGCTGGTACTCTTACTCCTGGTAAGACAAATCAGTCTATCGTTAAGGTTGAGCTTACTTCTGGTGGTCGTGATACAGTTGCACAAGGATTTACACTCACTCGCGTTGGTGTAGATTTCACTAAGCGTCTCGCTAATGCTAAGGTTTACCGTGGAGGTGTCGAGGTTGGTACAGTATCTCTCTCTGCAGAGAAGCTTTCTGTAACAGGTCTCAATGATACTCTCACATCTGGAAACACTCAGACTTACGAAATTAAGGCTGATGTTCTCGTTGATGGAAGCTCTGCTTCTGGTACTACTCTTGGATTCAAGTTTGACTCTACAAGTGATGTATCTGCTACAGAAGTTGCCACAGGATATTCTACATCTGTAAGTACATATCCTGTTCCTGGTACTGCTGTAACAATCGGATTTACTAATGTTGAAGTAACTTTCTCTAAGCTTACTTCTGCAAATGTAACTCTCGCTCCAGGTACAAACAATGTTAAGCTCTTCAATGGTAAGCTCACATCATCTGTTCCTCTTACTATCCGTGGTCTTCGTATCACTCCAGTTGGTAATACTCTTACAGGTGTAACTGATGCTGGTACTGCTACAGGAGCTGGTATTTATGCCTTCGTCAACAACCAACTTTCCGTGAAGGTAAATGGTTCTGAAGTTGGAACACTTACTACTATTAACCCTGCTGCTGGTTACGTTGATCTTTCTCCTTCATTTGTAGTTGATTCTACAAATCCTGCTACACTTACTATTGAAGGTTCTCTTAAGAGCTCTCAGCTTGTTAATGGTGCTATTTCATTCACTATTGAGCTTACTGATGCTCGTGACTCTTCTAACAACACTGCTACAATCGGTGCTGGTAAGTCACTCACTAGTGATAAGACTACTGTCAATACTGCTACTGTAGAAATCAAGACTGCAACTATCGCAGCTCCTACTACTAGTCGTATCTTTGCTTCTGCTGACCAAGAAATCGGTCGCTTCGCGGTATACGCACAAAATGAAGCAGTTCGTCTTCAGACAATTGAATTTACAAATACAGGTAGTGCTGCTCTTTCAGGTGTAGTTTCAAGCTCATCTAGCGTTAAGCTTTATGATGTTGCTACTGGTCTCGAGGTTTCATCTTCTGCGACTGTTGATGGTAACAAAATTACATTCAACAGCATGAATGATACTATCGCGAAAGATACAACTCGAAACTATAAGGTAGTTGCTTCCATTGGTTCTATCGATGATTACATCGGTGACACAGTACAACTTGTTTATTCAACTGGTACAGTGGTTCGTGATACTAACAGTAATGGTCTTGTTGTAAACCTTCCAGGACTTACATTCAAGCAGTATACTCTTGGTGCTGTTCCTCCAACAGTTTCTGTATCTAAGACTTCTGAACTCAACAAGTATCTCGTAACTGTGACAAATGTTGATTCTAATACAGGTCTTACTCTTACAGGAATCACTGTGAAGTTCCAATCTCGTTTTGCTGGTTCTACTAGTACGACATTCAACGGAACTCTCTGTCTCCGTGACCAAGGTTCTTCTGAGGACTGTGTAGCTGGTACTCAAGGTAACGGTACAACTGCCGGAACTGGTATCACTCAGGCTGGTCTTACTGCTACATTCTCTCTTCTTACTGGTAGTGGTCTCACTTCTGCTGGACAACAACTTTCGAAGAATGGTGGTAATACTACATTCGAAGTATACCTCACAAACGCTCCTCTCTTCATCGCTGGTGACTATACACAGGTTTCTGTGGATAAGGTCTACTACGTTGGAGCTTCTGAGAGCTACGTAGGTGTTTCTTCTGCTACTGCTCAGAACGTTAAGTAA
- the rny gene encoding ribonuclease Y, producing MSPIISLFLSLIVGSILGGGVTYFFAIQKNKKIAANIIKEAEANGKKIIARAEETRDIARQEIEEARNDLRDRKQNIVESENRLVEKESRLDKKFEEIDIKRGEIAKKEQELDDHIQNADKKSREIESRLQEVAKLSQEEAKELLMKYTEDRYERDIIALIDKKKKDLKSREEEAAREIIIKAIQQYAGEVTGETTQTLVTLESDDLKGKLIGKEGRNIIAFEKATGVSLIIDDAPDTVFLSSFDLFRRYIAKKSLEDLIADKRIQPARIEEIVEKNQAEADKLIYDLGRKTVDEMGVIGIPDEILPLIGKFRFRTSYGQNILMHSKEVAYIAEAIAKLIGADAALALKGGLLHDIGKAMDHDIEGTHPEIGGRIARKYGLDEKIVNIIESHHDDVPQICIESKIVQIADAISAVRPGARRMNVEDYIKRIQEMENIAMSFSGVSKAYALSAGREVRVFVDADTVSDLDAEKKAQEIAAQIEANCNYPGEIKINLYREKRVVQYAK from the coding sequence ATGTCCCCTATCATATCTTTATTTCTTTCACTTATCGTTGGATCGATACTTGGAGGAGGTGTTACGTATTTTTTCGCAATACAAAAAAATAAAAAAATCGCAGCAAATATCATAAAAGAAGCGGAAGCAAATGGGAAAAAAATAATCGCTCGTGCTGAGGAAACTCGTGATATTGCTCGTCAAGAGATCGAAGAAGCACGCAATGATCTCCGCGATCGCAAACAAAATATCGTCGAAAGTGAGAATCGCCTCGTCGAAAAAGAGTCTCGTCTCGATAAAAAATTCGAAGAAATCGATATAAAACGTGGTGAAATCGCCAAAAAAGAACAAGAGCTCGATGATCATATCCAGAATGCCGACAAGAAATCTCGTGAGATCGAGTCTCGACTTCAGGAAGTTGCGAAACTTTCTCAGGAAGAAGCGAAAGAATTGCTCATGAAATATACAGAAGATCGTTATGAACGAGATATTATCGCGCTCATCGACAAGAAGAAAAAAGATCTCAAATCTCGCGAAGAAGAAGCAGCACGTGAGATTATCATCAAGGCGATTCAGCAATACGCTGGCGAGGTCACTGGTGAGACGACTCAGACACTCGTGACACTCGAGAGTGATGATCTGAAGGGGAAACTCATCGGAAAAGAAGGTCGTAATATCATCGCCTTCGAAAAAGCCACTGGAGTATCACTCATTATCGATGATGCACCAGATACGGTATTTCTCTCGAGTTTCGACCTATTCCGTCGCTATATCGCGAAAAAATCCCTCGAAGACCTCATCGCTGACAAGCGTATCCAACCAGCTCGCATCGAAGAAATCGTCGAAAAAAATCAAGCTGAAGCTGATAAACTCATCTACGACCTCGGCCGAAAAACAGTCGATGAAATGGGAGTTATCGGTATTCCTGATGAGATTCTTCCTCTTATTGGAAAATTTCGCTTCCGTACGAGTTATGGGCAGAATATTCTCATGCACTCGAAGGAGGTTGCTTATATCGCTGAGGCGATTGCGAAGCTCATCGGTGCAGATGCAGCACTCGCGCTCAAGGGAGGACTTCTTCATGATATCGGAAAGGCAATGGATCACGATATCGAAGGAACACATCCAGAAATCGGTGGTCGCATCGCCCGCAAATACGGTCTCGATGAGAAAATCGTGAATATCATCGAGAGCCACCATGATGACGTTCCTCAGATCTGTATCGAATCAAAGATTGTGCAAATTGCCGATGCTATCTCCGCGGTTCGTCCTGGAGCTCGCCGTATGAATGTCGAAGACTATATCAAACGTATCCAAGAGATGGAGAATATTGCCATGAGCTTCTCTGGAGTATCGAAGGCGTATGCTCTCTCTGCTGGACGCGAAGTCCGCGTATTCG